A single Populus alba chromosome 7, ASM523922v2, whole genome shotgun sequence DNA region contains:
- the LOC118045564 gene encoding high mobility group B protein 3 produces the protein MKGGRSKADSRNNDNKLKRKGSGAGTKVSKKAAKDPNKPKRPASAFFVFMEDFRKQYKEAHPNNKSVAAVGKAGGDKWKSLSEAEKAPFVAKAEKRKTEYNKDIAAYNKRLAAGIADDESDKSKSEVNDEDEEDESDGEEEDDDE, from the exons ATGAAAGGCGGTAGATCAAAGGCTGATTCCAGAAACAATGACAACAA GCTAAAGAGAAAAGGATCAGGAGCCGGAACTAAAGTTTCGAAAAAGGCTGCGAAGGATCCGAACAAGCCTAAAAGGCCTGCTAGTGCTTTCTTCGTTTTTAT GGAAGATTTTAGGAAACAGTATAAGGAGGCTCATCCAAACAATAAATCTGTTGCTGCC GTTGGTAAAGCTGGTGGAGACAAGTGGAAATCCTTGAGTGAAGCT GAGAAAGCTCCTTTTGTGGCTAAGGCTGAGAAGAGAAAGACTGAATATAACAAGGACATTGCTGCTTACAACAAAAGACTG GCTGCGGGAATTGCTGATGATGAATCTGACAAGTCCAAGTCAGAAGTGAATGACGAGGATGAGGAAGATGAGAGTGATGGAGAG gaggaagatgatgatgagtAA